In Paralichthys olivaceus isolate ysfri-2021 chromosome 1, ASM2471397v2, whole genome shotgun sequence, the following are encoded in one genomic region:
- the LOC109637268 gene encoding transmembrane protein 138-like, whose amino-acid sequence MLFNTFVFQVGLVAILLERFRMLLMLSALYLTFSIILHSWLMNLRWLNTNRYVWTDGLQVLFVFQRTASVLYYYFYKRTAEYLGDPRLYEDSQWLRDVFAQVRQ is encoded by the exons ATGCTGTTCAACACCTTCGTGTTCCAGGTCGGCCTGGTCGCCATATTGCTCGAGCGGTTTAGAATGCTGCTAATGCTCTCTGCCCTCTACCTGACCTTCAGCATCATACTCCACTCCTGGCTCATG AATCTGCGTTGGCTGAACACCAACAGATACGTGTGGACAGACGGTCTTCAGGTGCTGTTCGTGTTCCAAAGAACCG CTTCGGTGTTGTACTACTACTTCTACAAGAGGACCGCAGAGTATCTGGGCGACCCTCGTCTCTACGAGGACTCACAGTGGCTGCGAGACGTCTTCGCTCAAGTCAGACAGTGA